One Tubulanus polymorphus chromosome 5, tnTubPoly1.2, whole genome shotgun sequence DNA segment encodes these proteins:
- the LOC141905326 gene encoding uncharacterized protein LOC141905326, with protein MCTNNTGTMVPYGIKVPNPAAAAFTQFHAMSGMTQAAFEYHRAQLYDYATRFPYGIRGYPPGALTYHPHPQDPLAHAFLYKHDPRARFIHEEPKPSHSYIGLIAMAILSHKENKLVLSDIYQWILDNYAYFRARGPGWRNSIRHNLSLNDCFIKAGRSANGKGHYWAIHPANIEDFKKGDFRRRRAQRRVRKHMGLSVPDDEDSPSPPPSSTSPPWPNPIFNVNRNSSAESKDSNDSSDHSSASLSVVSLVSPPPPTAAAAPVPVLQQPPSRKRQFDVESLLAPDDVTITAVAPKHIRPTSPAPPPLISERVAKTDEDECDVVNLSNRDDLDQRDAISCDGHNSPDIQVSNSDRSFGSPRGSPVDCSVRRSPNSESEIPVAAAAAARSWQIPGLVWPRDGPSAFHSTAAPNTAIAWTTLSPHGYPIMTAPYPVHPAASSPSNISDIAAAQQWQATFSKIMAKSYEQQQKTSVKIEL; from the coding sequence ATGTGTACGAACAATACGGGCACAATGGTACCTTACGGGATCAAAGTTCCAAATCCGGCAGCTGCGGCTTTTACGCAGTTTCACGCGATGAGCGGAATGACTCAGGCGGCTTTCGAGTATCACAGGGCTCAACTTTACGATTACGCTACACGATTTCCGTACGGAATTCGAGGGTATCCACCCGGCGCGTTGACGTATCATCCGCACCCTCAGGACCCGTTGGCTCACGCGTTTCTATACAAGCACGACCCTCGGGCTCGTTTCATACACGAGGAGCCGAAACCGAGTCACAGTTATATCGGACTAATAGCTATGGCGATTCTAAGtcataaagaaaataaactcGTTCTCAGCGATATCTATCAGTGGATACTAGATAATTACGCGTATTTCAGAGCACGTGGTCCTGGCTGGAGAAACAGTATCAGGCATAATCTGTCGTTGAATGATTGTTTCATAAAGGCGGGACGTAGCGCTAACGGGAAAGGACATTACTGGGCCATACATCCCGCTAATATCGAGGATTTCAAAAAAGGCGATTTCCGAAGACGACGGGCTCAACGACGTGTTCGTAAACACATGGGCCTTTCAGTACCCGATGACGAGGATAGTCCATCACCCCCACCATCATCAACATCTCCTCCGTGGCCGAACCCGATATTCAACGTCAATAGAAACTCTTCCGCCGAATCGAAAGATTCCAACGATTCTAGTGACCATAGTTCGGCATCGTTATCAGTGGTTAGTCTAGTTTCACCACCGCcaccaacagcagcagcagctccaGTTCCCGTTCTACAGCAACCCCCGAGTAGGAAACGACAATTCGACGTGGAAAGTTTACTAGCTCCGGACGATGTGACTATCACTGCAGTGGCGCCAAAACACATTCGACCGACTTCGCCGGCACCACCTCCTCTGATATCTGAGCGTGTCGCTAAAACTGATGAGGATGAATGCGACGTCGTCAATCTCAGCAACCGGGATGACCTGGATCAACGAGATGCAATTTCTTGTGATGGACACAATTCGCCAGATATTCAGGTCAGTAATTCGGACCGATCGTTCGGGTCGCCACGTGGTAGCCCTGTTGATTGTAGTGTTCGTAGATCTCCAAACTCTGAGTCTGAAATACCTgtagcggcagcggcagcggcgaGGTCGTGGCAAATACCTGGACTAGTCTGGCCTAGAGATGGACCCAGTGCGTTTCATAGTACTGCGGCACCGAACACCGCGATCGCGTGGACGACTCTATCGCCACACGGGTACCCGATAATGACGGCTCCGTACCCGGTACATCCGGCCGCTTCATCGCCGTCAAACATATCAGACATTGCAGCCGCTCAGCAATGGCAGGCTACATTCAGCAAAATCATGGCGAAATCGTACGAACAGCAACAAAAAACTAGCGTTAAAATAGAACTGTGA